GCTCCACAAAGGGTATATATCTCGCTGTCTTTGTCTTTGAGCATTATTTATGTAAAGACTTTAATAACTGTGTATAAAATGGTTTCTGGTTGGTTCTAGATTGCGATGCGAGACTTCTCTAATTTTCCTAGTACCAGTTATTGTCAAAACCTAAAAGGCAAAGTATCATTCATGACCTAACTAAGTGGCAAAGGGGTCCATTTTCAGCCTTTCAATCCCATTTCAAACGGCTGTCTGTGTCTAAAAGCTGGAAACTGCAGTGTTGTTGATTTGTCGTTTTTTTCCGCCTCTAAACGTGGTGTTttctctctttcatttctttttcttttaaaccaCTGTAGGTGAGGTGGATCAGGGTACTGTATTCCAATTTCTCGACTTTTACCAGGGACCAAGAGTATCTGATTTCACTGCATGAACAACCAGCTAGCCAAAAATTCGACTATGTTGAAGGCTTCGTTATTGTAGATGAAGGTCTCATCAACAATTGGAGGTCATCCTTCTTTTCCCCTCACAACCCTGTCAAAATTTCTTCTCTTGAGCCTAATGGAGGCGTTTTGTATTGCTTGGAGATCGCCAAGAACTACCATGAATCTACTGCTTCTACCATCGACCaggtacatatatgtatatactgcACACAGACACAGCTCTCATTAATTTATATGGATTACTTTCTTATACAATCCAAAGTCAATGGATTTTGTAAATCCAAAGTCCTAGATTTATGTGATTGATGAGATTATTAAATACACACTATCTATCTCTGGTAGTAAATATTTTACGAAGActacttaaaaaataatataatattgtaaccaaataataataatgcaatacatATGCAAGATCTTGTGTAATCTAATCCTAATTAAGATTGATGAACATTACTTTATAAttgtataatattatatttttagatattaacAAAGCTGAGCCTTCCAGTCTATGACTCACCAAATTATTCTCCTCCTAATTAATCTCTTTCTCCGGAGGTAATTGAATATTAATTGATTGCAGTTAAACTTATCCTGACAAAAGCAACTGTTTTGGTTTGGTGGcagcctttttcttttttgtactcCTCTTTGGGGAAGGTTTTCTTGGTTTTTGGTACTTCGGGTATATCTTTTAATGTTTTAAACTCGAAGCTTTGGTTGATGACTGAAATGCAGGAAGTAGAGTCGTTGttgaagaaattaaatttcataccGGCATCCGTCTTTACAACTGATATGCCGTATGTGGATTTCTTGGACCGGGTCCATAAAGCGGAGTTGAAGCTCCGATCTAAAGGTTTATGGGAGGTTCCCCACCCATGGCTAAACCTCTTTGTCCCCAAATCAAAGATTGCTGACTTTGACAAGGGAGTCTTCAAGGGTATTTTGGGTAATAAAACAAGTGGACCGATTCTCATCTACCCGATGAACAAAAACAAGTAAAAATTCTGGACAATGCTCTCCTTATCAAATGTCATTTCCTCATGTCCTTTATACACCCACATCCACTCCATGCATgaaacatgcatatatataattatcttcGGTTCTTAATTCTTATGACCCCATGCTCACCACCACCATAGCTTAGACATGGCGctatataaactttcacataCAATGAAGCTATACAAATTTAAGGGTTTTTAGCTACCCTGATATTTAGAACCACCTATATAGTGCAAAAAATTGGGGATGAGTAATTCCACTGGCCTCGAACTTTTCACTTTAGAGTATTTGTAGGAACCATCATCCTCACCCATAATTCACAAACACTCAAGTTCACATTTTCTGAAAAGGAGAGGCATCTACTTCATTAGGTAACTCCGTGGTTCCACTTCCACATGTTGAAAGTAGAATAGAAGATGATGAAAGAGGAGGGTGGGTGGTGTggtgaaaaacaaaaacaaaaaaatcaagtaGAACCATGAGTAATTCAATAATGGTGGTCCCGACGAAAGATGATGACACATTAGGAGTGGTGAATTGAGAAAGGAAAACACGTGGGGGAACATGCAGATGCTCCCAAGTCCCAACGCCAACAGATGAAAGGCAGAGCCAGGTAGGAAAATTGAACACTTTAGCTCTTTTGTTGACCCCAACAAATCGACGGTAATGAAGATGATGATCCAAGCGGGAAGATTCTCGTGTCAGAAGATCATCTCCCGGGGAGCCACTGATGGGAACTATCCATGTCTTTGTTAGAAGGTAGTTCCAGAAACATGGCCGTTAGTACAGGTTAACGACCAATCACCCCGCCATGCCTGGGTCCCTTTGATTCCTTCAAAACCATCAAATCTCAACTACCATTTCCTCATGCACACACATAATGCTCTACCAAAACATCTTTTTTTtaccatgcaaaaaaaaaaagaagaaggggtTTTTGCTGCAATTGGGCTCATGCGTGCATGTTATTGTAATATGGTGCAGATGGGACCATAGGAGCTCCGCGGTTACGCCGGATGAGGATGTGTTTTACCTGGTGGCATTGCTAAGATCAGCCTTGGATAATGGGGAGGAAACCCATAGCCTGGAGTACCTAACCAATCAGAACCGTCAGATTCTCAGATTCTGTGATGAAGCTGGGATCACAGTGAAGCAGTATTTACCTCATTACACGACACATCAAGAGTGGGTGGACCACTTTAGAAATAAGTGGGATCGGTTCTATCGATTGAAAATGGAATTTGACCCTAGGCACATTTTGGCTTCAGGCCAACAGATTTTCACACCCACCAATATGGCTTCATGGCAATGACCACTGCTTTTTCAAAACTAAGCTAGAAACAGATCATATTAACGTACTACTGACCTAGGAATATCCTTGTTCTTGTTGTACTGTAGATAAAGAATGGCGTCACAGGGACAAGGaggaaaattaatggatgataTTAAGGTTAACAAATTAGAAAAAGGTGATGAGGAAGAGAGAGGGAATAGTTGGTGCAGTTGAGAAGTTGCTTTCTCGGGGAGGAATTTGATGCAGACAGTGGAAAGAGGAGGATCCATCCGTATCTATTTGCAGGGCACATGTGATGTTATTGTAATATAGCAGTGCTCGTGATCCCGACCGCCCCAACTGATAGCCTTCTGCATCTTGTCTGCAGCTTCTTCACACTGCTGGTTCCAGTTCCATATCCAGCATGGATTGGCGATTTGCTGTTTTTTTACCCTTCTCTTTTACACCTGTAAATATAGAACTAGCTCTATATATGCAGTTCCATAAGTTTGAAATGGATGACATAGTCACTACAGAGTAGTGGATGATCTGCAATGTATCTTTGTCTTGGATTCTCCCATTTTTTTTCCTCTACTTGCAGGATTCACTTGATTCCGACCCAAGCTTTTGTCGCGTTCCCAGGGCACACTTGCAAGCACAGAGAGGATTGGCAACGTCAaatcagaaattaaaaaaaaaaaaaaagcttttatgAAGTTGTAAAATTCGTAAGACATGACATAATAGAAACGTGCGATGAATACCTCCCTATCATAATCAGTAGGCGGATAATGTGACTTTTAAAATGACTATCACTTTGGTTTTTACCCTCCACAGagacaaaaacacaaaagaaatagaataaaGTGGACTGCAGGTAGGTTTAAAAGTGTGAAAAAGAATATTAAATGGTCTAGCACTGGAATTTTTACCTGTTCAATCAAAAAAGTTATGAGCCATAAACATATAATGGCTCTCAGCATGATTGGCACTAATTTGGATACTCTGCCTCAACTCTGTTTGCAAATTTTCTTAAGGCGAGTGAATATATCGTTTTCTTTTTCCGTTGAGTTACTTTTAGCTCAGTCACCAATTTAAGTAGTTACTGCCTGCAATGCGCGTCATGTTTTCTTCATCACTAAAGCAAGGATTGTTTAAAGAAATATCCACAAAGTGAATCAAGGAGACGCTGGGGTAATAGATTTAGCACAAACTTCATCCAAAAATGTTGGATTAAAAAAAGGTTTGGCATATGCTTACTCAATCCTCTATCATACATACGTACTTTAATTGTATAGCCTGAACCAGACCTTCAAATGTCGCACAATGGTGGAATGGAGAAGTAATATTACACCATGTGGCGGTGATTGGCGAGCTACTGGTGCAATCTCCACACATAGGGTTAAGTTTATAGGTCAAACCACTCAAGATACAAACAGGGTACAACATCAATGACAGAATGACTGCTTTTGGTTGTTAAATCAAACAGGCTTTGCAAAACCGGAGCTTGTCAATAATAAGTCTTTCCACGGCCATAGAGCCATTTGGTGTCACTGTCAATAATAGCATAAAACCATCTGCCTTCTTTTCTTTCAGAATGTTGCACACTCACAAATACCAGAAAACGAAACAGAGCTAGTTACTATCCAAATAATTGACAGAAATATTGAGCCGACCCAATGCTAACAGGGACCATGAAGCACACAGATCACCGATGCCAAACACCTGGATACCACTCATATATCTTTGGTTTACTTCCACAAACAAAAGTCGTGTGAAAAATATTTGTGCCAAACAACTAGGTGAATTCTGATTAAATTTGAGAGGCTAAGTTTAGGGTTAAAGGATTGAAGGCGATACCGTGTAGAGACTAGAGAAGATAAAGCAGGATGCAAACGGCGGTTGAAGGCGGCAGCATCACTCCGACGTTTTTCATCGGAAACTAGGTCCAAACCCAACTCGAGCGTCCTACAGGGCCTGAACTTTAAAGAATAAGATCTAAACCCAACTGAGACATTCTAATTTGTAATTTGTCCATCACTGGCCCGTTATCTAGGGCTGAGTAAGGAAATTCAAAGTCTCGAAACTGATTCCAACCATACTACtcggtttaatttttatttaattttattgtatttAGGTTACACCTGTCCATGGGCTGGGCTTTAAACAAAATCTAGGCCTGGGCCCAGCCTGAAAAACAAGCTTAATATTTTGCCCAAGCTCAGCTTGAAAAACTCGggtccgtattaatttttttattttttatataaaaatatataataaatcaaaaacactaaaaatattaaagtaaatattttctaacaaattgaaaataaattaaaaaatatattttatacttaaataacattaagataagtgcaacttaaTAAGTagatgcctctaaaatagtaataaaattaacaataaaataagagttatacaatatccaaataataacaataaaataatagtaacataatagtgaaatgagaGCAAACAATgggaaaacaacaacaaaacaacaatgtctttttttttttcaaattctagTCGGGCTTGAGCAAAAAAATCTTACCGAAGGCCCAACCCGTTTTCTAAGTAGGTCATTTtttaccaagcctatttttttgtccaagcatTCCTACTTTAGACAAACCCGACCTATTAACAGATCTaatttaagttatgttattatttaaatatattttatatttgacaagttaaataatcataattatctaaatgaagttgaattctatatttaaataaattataattagtttttaattttttataaatatgaatatttaaattattaaaaaatataaaatgttatataaaacatttaaaaataaaaattcatgaatcaaatgaatagaTAATATTCGGTTCtaacaatttcattttttttacctaAAGAAAAGATTATAGGAGCCAATCACTTCCCGTCAGTTGGATATGAATGTTAAATTCTTATTTCTTTCATTACATTTTATAGATTAAAGTTAGGACCACGATGTGAGCTAAAAAATTATTCATCCCCCAACCGCAAGGTATCAAGTAGGAACAGACTGGGCACAAGATTTTTACGGGACAGCTTTCAGCTAAGGAGGCATACAATACGAAGTAATATTTAAATCAGTTACTATTTAATTGCGgcatatttcattttaaatagcCACAAAAAATACCCCCATCAGAGTTCaacttaaattaataaaaacacttaaataaaaattaaaatgtgattttgattaaaatgataaaattaaaatgattaatatcACAATTCCGTGCAtatctttttctaaatttatcaaatatgaaaaaaatatataaatactctAAAATAACATTCTTGCTTTATAAAAAGAAATAGACTTTTGGCGATTTAATAGGTTAAAAACTCGTAACACCAACttaatcaaattattaataatttagacTTAATAATAGATTAGAGATAGTAGAGACAGACATATAGATTTAACACAAAATTGAGTTTCATGCAGTTATGCTGCGGGCTTTAACTCTCCATAGACATTATCAACAGCATGAGTTAGCCGCACATTCAATTACTTCATCATCAACATGCAATAATGTTATTACGTTAACGGTCCTCCCATGCACCCCTACCATGATTTGACAAATGGGTGTCTAACATGATTAGGAAACAGGTTTATATTGGATTTCCGACTCCGCTGCTTGAAGGAGGCAGCCACATTCAAATTAAATCTATGTTTGATTCACAATTTCATACACAGCAACAAAGGCAAATTTAGAAGATTACCACAGCATTTAGGGAGGGCCATCCTTTTCCCATCTCTCCTGATGAAACCCTCGCAGTTATAAGAGATAAATAACAGTTCTAAAATATTACACTTTATCATCATGGAACCACCATCTCGTCTCCTTGGGAGATCTCCCATTCCGACAGTTCTTAACGTATCGATCATTATCAGTTGGCCGTTGCTGCATTATGACAAAGTGAATTCAGTATTTCAGCTTTCACTTGATAAGACAAGATCTAGGAGAACAAAAACAAATGGCCAACACAATAAGAGTTTCAACAAACCTTCACAGTTGAGCTTGATAACATGGAGAGGATGCTGATACAAATGGAACTGACAGTCATAGCCGGGGACCAGCTATCATACAGAATATCTACAACATATGATTTTAGTGTTGGTCAGCTACACGATTTGCAACATTTGTAGGGAAAAGTATGCTACAAAACAGATATTAATGGCCTGGTAACCTTTACTGTTTTTATACATTATCTTTAAACTCGGTGTACCAAATTGTTTCTTTATTAACTCTTGCAAGTTGCAATGCTTTTTCCCCCCTGCAGCCTATTTCGTTCTAAATGCATACATGAGATAGCACAATAACGTTTCATTATCATTATATCATATGCATTTCCCATATAGTGTTATGTGGATCATGCTATTCTCTAAGGCTAACCACGAAAAAAATAACATGAGAGCAGCAGAAGCTTGACTAACacgaaaacacacacacacatggAGCACAAACACCgaggaaaaattgaaaataaaatactaatCCATGAACGAAACAGAACCCATAACAGATTCTTTAACGCCAGGAAGGCTTACAATTAAGCAAAACATCTATACAAAGAAGAGTTAGGACAAAAATGTCAAACGTGGACATGAGACTTACAAAAATCATCAACGCCTTGAAGATCACAACTAGAGCCCAAAGACAAAAAAGACAAACATTTAAATGAACCAAAATTTACTCGCTTGTGATACAACATTAGTCGGTCAACATTCACCCAAGACTCAGATGAATTACTCAAAACAAGAACCTTACCAATAATTTGACGCTATGAAAGAAATTATGCTGAATCTCTCTtagaaccttttaatttctactaatatttccatcatgtGGACAAACAATCTCTCTGACACATCTCCCTTAACCAGTATTGTACTATAGACTATATGTCTCCAAGTATAGGACAAacagaaaattttataatttctctagCTAGTCACCTCGGAATGAAAAAATTGAGTGAGATTATCACATCACTCTGCAGGGCTATAATATTTAGTGATGTTGACTCAGAAAGCCTTCAGCGCCAAAAATCTATGCAATGATTTTGATCAAATCTTAATAGAATCACATCTTGAGTAGAAAAATGAACGATAAAAATGAAAACAGCACAGCAGGAGTGTTAAGAtccaaagtataaataatttgcTAAAGAACtacaattaacaaataataatgataaagtagACATATCCATCATTTAATTATGTTGACATCCAATGAAAGCAACGGCCGTACACTATTTCATTGACACATTAGAGGACCTTCCAATCATCCAATATGCCAGTTCTTCAAATCTATTACCAGAATCAGATTTTTGTTTTACAAAAATCTATTGTCGGTTCATAAAGATGAGATCATAAGAGGGTGACAGACGGTGACAGGAAACTCAAAGCAATATGTCAGGAAGCACTGCATTTATGGTTACAAGCAAATTTCCCAAAAACATCATTACCAGTCAACTGGTAACATCATACCAATTTCAAGCAGCAAGAAGCAAGATTAGAAAGACTAGCTGTTTAAAACTTAAGTGCGGTTAGCAACAAGGGATACAACAATATAACTATACAAATCACGAGTGGTATAAACATACCTAAACAAATATGTCCATTGCTATAAATGTGAGGATGTAGAGGAGCCGGAGGGATGAAAATCACCTGATCAATCAACAAAAGAATATCATAATCATCATAAAATACAACAGCAATCGTGAAGTCAAATAAATGATTCCGTTCAAATTCAATTGTCAGTCTCACTTTATCTTTCCAATTTCACACTTTACTCGACAAAACAAAAAGGGAAAGCAAAGAGAAAGGATGATACCTGGGGTGCCTCCATAGGGTAATGCTCAGGAAAATCAACTTGAAGCTGATAAGTTTCATTGGCATAAATCGTTCCAGGGGCTCCGTTGACTTCGATTATCCATCTTTCCACAAAAAGACACAacaaattagagactaaattccCAAATTAATCCccgattaaaaaaagaaaagagattaatTGAAAGAGTGAACAAAACCTTTGGAGATTATCAGTTACTTTGTGCTTAAATCCGGCAGGTGGATTAACTTGCCACTCCACTAACTCTTTCTGAAGTCTATTACATGCGATCTTGCTTAAAGCCTACGCAAAAAGCATCTCCAAAAATATATAGtcacaaaaatcaacaaatataaaaaaacaaataaggaGAAGTAATCCGACAGACGCAACCCAAAATTGTGGACAAATAAATAACGAAATTAAATCGGAAAAACAAAGAGACATACAAACCTTGCGTGAATGAGTGGAGGAGCTAGTCATGGCTTCCGTGCGAGAGAgcgaggaaaaagaaaaggagagacaAAGACGGTGCCGTCTGTTCAATTTTATATACTTTGAGAAGGGAAAAAATCTGTACTAAAATACGggtactgatttttttttttaatatttggagGAGAAATAAATGTGGATTATGATTGGTGGAAATTTTGGTAGAAAAATGTTACTGAATCAGACGATGAACAATTTAGTGCTCTAGATTATTGGACACACTTGTATATGAAACATTGTGATCTTCCCGCGTGGCATTGGGCATTTGCATTTGGAGGTAATTCGTGCCAATCACGAGGACTTGGGGAAAGTGGGTATAGGATTCGGTAAGGTTCCTTCCGTTACAATTTgtacttttgttttcttttttgggtcgacaattcttttattttacaaagAAAAAGTTATAATCAATCATATATTCagtttaattaatcatatttAATTCTGTTTGTTTAAATTGATGAGTTGGATTTCTTGCtttggaaaaagaaaagtaatCTTTTAATGGTACTTTTTAGACCTAGTTAGAAATTGTGTTaggatttattttaaattatgaattttcagagaattaaaacaaaaagattattcaaactaaattattaattttgaaatgaataaaaatacaattttaccaagCAGTCTTTTTATCTTATAGATTTGTTTCTCAATCACAACAATCAAATAAATCtacattattatttaaatgtacGATATAATTAGTGTATTGGATATCAATTTAATTgataaaacattttatattttaattaaattatattatcgtttttattttttacatctaaataaaaaaatcataattttaaattcCTTATGCTtatgaaattgtgttaaattatTATCAGCTAATAACCATCAAAAAGAAAAAGTCATCATGatgttttttaatcaaatatttccATTATCTCGTGGATGATATTGTTTTCCGTTAATTGGGTAAAATTGCTATAACCTAAGGATTAGATGTAACTGGTATGGAGTTGGGcgttacaaatattttaaatttggatgaatcATATCAGTTTAAATAATTaagttatataatatattttgatagATTATGGTAATGAACCCTAAGGTGtggagtgaaataaaaaaataaggttttaagATAAGGTATTGGTAGAATGGATTTATTTGGATAAAAGAGTTAAGGTATGATTTGAATATATTTCGATAcagaattaataaaattaaaagtaacaaagatatttttaatttattctaatcCATTGAagctattttttttttaagaatatctAGATGAAAATTatcataaattgaattattgatttcTTTTCTACAAGTTGCCACATTGTATGATTAAGTTAAACCGTTAAATAGTATAAAATACATTTCCGTCTTTCATTTCTATCATTTCTTCTTGCAGTAAAACTTGAGTTTTGTTTTACAAGAAGCACGAAATTTAACTGCCCCCAGAACTTTGAATTCCATATCATGCCGtgagaaaatatatataagaGAGGTAAACTCCACAGTTCCACCATTAAGCTTCAAAAGATGTATTTGGAGTCTAATTATTTTCATATCAAATGCTGAAAGGTCATTTGTCAACCATCTGATTAAGCCTAAGAATCTTGGTTACAGAATCAATCTATTTAAAAGTGATGTTTGCTATCCCTTCAATCCTCAGCTTGATCAGTGATCCCCTCCCTGCCCATGGAACTGCTAGCAAACGATGGATCAGAATCTTGAGGAGAGTCTTCAAACTCCTCTTTGTACATTTCTTCTATCATAGGCTTCCACAATCGAACTCGAGCATTTATAAACCAGTTTGATATCTGAATTTTGACAATGATAACAAGCACCAAAATATTgggattaaaaagaaataaatcatcaattGAGCAGATGCAAATGGATAGAAGGGATCATACTTGATTCTTGGTCAGGCCTGTCTGTGATGCTAACATTAGCTTCTCCGAGTCTGTTGGATAACTGTTAAGAACCATGCAACAAAATGGTAAGAATTTTGTGTTACATCGACTCAAATGCAGAAAGTGGTTGAACTCAAATTATGCACTTACGGGTGAAGGAAGTGTTCGAAAAGCCAGGTACGAAGGATGGCTACGGAGGTTTCTGGCAATCCTCTAATAGGCCTCCAAGCTTGCCTTTGCCTTGGGATCATTCCAAGTTGTTGTTGAAGGGACTGTCGGTTCTGCCTAGAATCTCTATCGAACAGGCTAAGCTGCGACAATCCCCGGTTGATTCTCGGTAAATCGTGCGAAAACTTTCTTCTGATAAcattaatatgagatattatgGCATCCCTTAGATTTCCAAAATGCCTGGACATTGCTTGGAGTGCCAAAGCAGTGTACGACTTTGCTGCTCCTAAACCAGCTAGCGACTCGAATGATGAAACCACTTCTTCCATTTGCTGGTAGTATTTCTCATATCTGAGCTCAACCTGGGGATGAAATAGTAACGAATTCATGAAGTAAAATTCAagtaattttttagttaaaacacGAGTAAACACAACAGAACATCCAACAGGATCATGCTAACCTCCTCCAGTAATCCAATCAGCTTTGCAAGCCTAATTCGGAGCTCGTTTTCGGGCAATAGCATCTCATTACTGCAGAATTCTGCTTTTAGTTCAGAGGAAAGTCTTGCATTTCCTCCTCTGTCGCCTAGATATAACTTCCCAAAGAAATTTTCGTCGACATTTTTGCCACCAATATTGACAAGTTCATGTAGGAGGGACTCAGTTGGCTTTAGATACCTCGAATTCACTATAGCAGTGGCAAATGATTCTGCTGCTCCATACGTAGTCAATAGGGATCGGTGCAGTGAGGTGGAAGGTGAAGCAAATGTGTTAACTGTGAAATTGTAGTCATCCCTTAAGTTTCCCACGCCTGGATTACAAGCTTCTCTATCTTCAGCCCTGGAAAGCAAGTAACTAGGACTTGTAATACCAGAATTTAAGGAAGGATCAAGCATGTGAGAACCGAGAGATAGTGACAGCCTTTGGGTTTGGTGGTTGGTCTCGTTAGCTGCTCCAAGAAGGTCCATCAAGTGTCTGGTCTGGCTAATATCTGATTCATCAGTGACAATGGGAGATGGAAGGAGATCCATCGATCTGGACATTCTTTCCCCGAGAGAATGAATGGTAGGCAATAAACCAAGGGACTGGGGAAATGTGTTGTGGTTGCCTCTCAAAGTAGAGCCATAGGCATCAAAAGGTTGACCTCCGAATTGGTTTCGGCTATTAATAGGATCCGAGACGATAAAATGGTGCAGCATACTGGAAGTTGGATTTGGAGGTGAATCTCGGGAAACCATAGTGACAGAAATGGAAGCTAAAGGTTTTGAAAGTCGCTAATTGACCTTCAAATGCGAGGAGAAGAAATTATTTATCAAGAATCTGGAAGAACAGTGAGTCAACTAGAATTATTGAGCCATACACATACATACGGAAAGTAAAAGCAGAGGCAAATTACCATTCCGCGTGAAAAGCATTAAAAGCGAGTTAGGAATTAGATAAGACTCTGCTTGAAACAAGGTGGATATATTCATCAACAGATGACAAAAAACAAATATGAAAGCTGCTGGGCATTAAACACAGGGCCACCTGAATTAATATGGCTGACAAAATTGAAATGGAAACTCTGTGCTGACTTTTGCACCCAATGCAGCCGAGATCTAAAGCCACAAATCATGCGATCATAATAAGATCCCTAGCCGTAAGCAAGACTTAACCTTGAAAAGAAAACCCTTCAAAACTAAGCTGATGGGAACCAGGAGAAAGGGAGGGGAAATGCAGTAAAAAATAATGTAGCCAAGTGATGTGTTAAAAGCATGGATGGAATGAAGTAAACGAATGGTATTACTGAAAACAagacaaagaaataaaaaaaaactaaggaGCCATTTGTAAGTAACTGAAGACCTGATTCGGATAGATTAACTTTAACTAACAATAAAACCAAAAAGATAATGGAAGTAACCTGTCTTTAATAAGCATAAAAAAT
The genomic region above belongs to Gossypium hirsutum isolate 1008001.06 chromosome D05, Gossypium_hirsutum_v2.1, whole genome shotgun sequence and contains:
- the LOC107905467 gene encoding probable ubiquitin-conjugating enzyme E2 18 is translated as MTSSSTHSRKALSKIACNRLQKELVEWQVNPPAGFKHKVTDNLQRWIIEVNGAPGTIYANETYQLQVDFPEHYPMEAPQVIFIPPAPLHPHIYSNGHICLDILYDSWSPAMTVSSICISILSMLSSSTVKQRPTDNDRYVKNCRNGRSPKETRWWFHDDKV
- the LOC107905468 gene encoding cytokinin dehydrogenase 5, with protein sequence MATKLLLTFAICRLIVTVGLTLDPTELLLLGVDAQLSVDPTDVKAASLDFGLLTGAQPPLAVMHPASSQDVAQLVKAAYGSNFGFTVSARGHGHSINGQAQTANGVVVQMSGSIGGSGVASGRKPPYPRVWPQERFVDVWGGELWIDVLRSTLQHGLAPKSWTDYLYLSVGGTLSNAGISGQAFNHGPQISNVHELDVVTGKGELLTCSEEQNSEMFHAVLGGLGQFGIITRARISLEPAPQRVRWIRVLYSNFSTFTRDQEYLISLHEQPASQKFDYVEGFVIVDEGLINNWRSSFFSPHNPVKISSLEPNGGVLYCLEIAKNYHESTASTIDQEVESLLKKLNFIPASVFTTDMPYVDFLDRVHKAELKLRSKGLWEVPHPWLNLFVPKSKIADFDKGVFKGILGNKTSGPILIYPMNKNKWDHRSSAVTPDEDVFYLVALLRSALDNGEETHSLEYLTNQNRQILRFCDEAGITVKQYLPHYTTHQEWVDHFRNKWDRFYRLKMEFDPRHILASGQQIFTPTNMASWQ
- the LOC107905466 gene encoding BEL1-like homeodomain protein 11, with protein sequence MVSRDSPPNPTSSMLHHFIVSDPINSRNQFGGQPFDAYGSTLRGNHNTFPQSLGLLPTIHSLGERMSRSMDLLPSPIVTDESDISQTRHLMDLLGAANETNHQTQRLSLSLGSHMLDPSLNSGITSPSYLLSRAEDREACNPGVGNLRDDYNFTVNTFASPSTSLHRSLLTTYGAAESFATAIVNSRYLKPTESLLHELVNIGGKNVDENFFGKLYLGDRGGNARLSSELKAEFCSNEMLLPENELRIRLAKLIGLLEEVELRYEKYYQQMEEVVSSFESLAGLGAAKSYTALALQAMSRHFGNLRDAIISHINVIRRKFSHDLPRINRGLSQLSLFDRDSRQNRQSLQQQLGMIPRQRQAWRPIRGLPETSVAILRTWLFEHFLHPYPTDSEKLMLASQTGLTKNQISNWFINARVRLWKPMIEEMYKEEFEDSPQDSDPSFASSSMGREGITDQAED